A section of the Brachionichthys hirsutus isolate HB-005 unplaced genomic scaffold, CSIRO-AGI_Bhir_v1 contig_288, whole genome shotgun sequence genome encodes:
- the LOC137914146 gene encoding serine/threonine-protein kinase PLK3-like, which produces MDTGCFTAAQRLSCHTMNADFFKAAPERGTSFAPVKNGRNKPEQAKPELAQVVTDSKTGRSYCKGKLLGKGGFARCYEMTDLSSNKMYAVKVIPQSRVSKPHQRDKITNEIELHKTMSHKHVVKFSHYFEDQENIYIFLELCSRKSLAHIWKARNTLTEPEVRYYLRQIISGLKYLHNRGILHRDLKLGNFFVNENMEVRLGDFGLAAKLETVEQRKKTICGTPNYLAPEVLNRQGHGTESDIWSLGCVMYTLMCGNPPFETLDLKETYKCIKEVRYHLPSTLSPAAQKLISGILQKNPSDRLTLDQILNHDFFSKGFTPDKLPPSSCVMVPELRPPSPAKKFFSKMAKSLFGKKKPKAEKIPCEEKDDKDISKLVSGIVKCSINRQISYKTVGPNEVSSPAGQLVNSVPLEQTPAEDESRKSISRSFKGTMASSTEPCEDILTPAAIAELSVKVLNSCLAAMPAATRNPPCLSRPRSFLWVTKWVDYSNKYGFGYQLSNQSIGVLFNEGTHLSLCNQRKTVHYCLTNNKHFTFPAASLPEQLRSQKQIVELMANYMEQNLMEGGDLVCEDQFSGTPPLLLQWVKTDHALVMLFNNGTLQVNFYTDHTKIILCKSSDDSYLLTYISRDRVSCTYLLSMLIEMGCTAELRHRLRYVVQLLQHHTDS; this is translated from the exons ATGGATACCGGCTGTTTCACCGCGGCGCAGCGTCTTTCCTGCCACACCATGAATGCGGATTTCTTTAAAGCTGCTCCGGAGCGTGGAACGTCCTTCGCCCCGGTGAAAAACGGCAGGAATAAACCCGAACAAGCCAAACCAGAACTGGCCCAAGTGGTGACGGACTCCAAGACGGGGAGATCCTACTGCAAAGGAAAGCTTTTGGGAAAG GGTGGCTTTGCTCGATGCTACGAGATGACGGACCTCTCCAGTAACAAAATGTATGCCGTGAAGGTGATTCCACAGAGCAGGGTGTCCAAGCCGCACCAGAGGGACAAG ATAACAAATGAGATAGAACTCCACAAAACCATGTCCCACAAGCATGTGGTGAAATTCTCTCATTATTTTGAAGACCAAGAAAACATCTACATATTCCTCGAGCTCTGCAGTCGAAAG TCCCTGGCGCACATTTGGAAGGCGAGAAACACGCTCACAGAACCAGAAGTGCGATATTACCTCAGACAGATCATATCCGGCCTCAAGTACCTCCACAACCGAGGGATCCTGCACAGAGATCTCAAACTAG GCAACTTCTTTGTCAATGAGAACATGGAGGTACGGCTGGGAGACTTCGGCCTCGCTGCCAAGCTGGAGACGGTTGAGCAAAGGAAAAA AACCATCTGTGGGACTCCAAACTACTTGGCCCCTGAGGTGCTCAACAGACAGGGCCACGGCACAGAGTCTGACATCTGGTCCCTCGGATGTGTCAT GTATACACTGATGTGTGGCAACCCTCCTTTTGAGACTCTTGACCTGAAGGAGACCTACAAGTGTATAAAGGAAGTTAGGTACCATTTGCCTTCCACACTGTCCCCCGCTGCCCAGAAACTCATCTCTGGCATCCTGCAGAAGAATCCCAGCGACAGACTCACACTGGATCAAATCCTCAACCATGATTTCTTCAGCAAA GGCTTCACCCCGGATAAACTTCCCCCTAGCAGCTGTGTGATGGTGCCAGAGCTCCGTCCCCCCAGCCCTGCCAAGAAATTTTTCAGCAAGATGGCAAAGAGTCTCTTCGGTAAAAAGAAACCGAAAG CGGAGAAGATTCCCTGTGAGGAAAAAGATGACAAAGACATTTCCAAACTGGTGTCGGGCATCGTTAAATGCTCCATCAACCGGCAAATCAGCTACAAGACAGTGGGACcaaatgag GTGTCGTCTCCAGCTGGTCAGCTGGTCAACTCTGTGCCTCTGGAACAGACTCCCGCTGAGGACGAATCCAGGAAGTCAATCTCACGGTCCTTCAAGGGCACCATGGCCAGCAGCACTGAAC CATGTGAGGATATCCTTACCCCTGCAGCTATTGCGGAATTATCCGTGAAAGTACTCAACAGCTGCCTGGCGGCCATGCCTGCAG CGACAAGAAACCCACCATGCCTGTCCAGGCCACGGTCCTTCCTGTGGGTGACTAAATGGGTCGACTACTCTAACAAATACGGGTTTGGCTACCAGCTCTCCAACCAAAGCATTGGCGTGCTCTTCAATGAGGGAACACATCTCAGTCTGTGTAACCAGCGCAA GACGGTCCATTACTGCTTGaccaacaacaaacatttcACTTTCCCTGCCGCCTCCCTGCCTGAGCAGCTTCGCAGCCAGAAACAAATTGTAGAGCTTATGGCCAACTACATGGAGCAGAACCTCATGGAG GGCGGAGATCTGGTTTGTGAGGATCAATTTTCCGGCAcccctcctctgctgcttcagTGGGTCAAGACTGACCACGCTCTTGTTATGCTTTTCAACAATGGCACGCTACAG GTGAACTTTTACACCGACCACACAAAGATCATCTTGTGCAAGTCGTCTGACGATTCCTACCTGCTCACCTACATCAGCCGCGATCGTGTCTCGTGCACTTACCTCCTTAGCATGCTGATCGAAATGGGCTGCACCGCCGAGCTAAGGCACCGACTGCGGTATGTGGTGCAGCTGCTCCAACACCATACAGATTCCTGA
- the LOC137914147 gene encoding calcyclin-binding protein-like — translation MDEQIKQLEADLQELGSLAEKAERKRVQELLKQEQKQVEKELSVKKQQKEQQARREADPAAVSKATYTVKITNYAWDQSEKFVKIYLTLKDVHKIPSENVEVNFTDGSLSVLVKELNGKNHNLAISNLLHPINQNDSCKKIKTDMVLVMCKKQTSNNWDCLTKVEKQSKEKAKPNVDESADPGDGLMNMLKKIYSEGDDEIKRTINKAWSESQEKKTRGEGTMDF, via the exons ATGGATGAACAG ATCAAACAGCTGGAGGCAGATTTGCAGGAGCTGGGGTCACTCGCGGAGAAAGCGGAGAGGAAGCGAGTGCAGGAGCTGTTAAagcaggagcagaaacaggtggagaaggagctttctgtcaaaaaacaacagaaagagCAACAAGCTAGGAGAGAGGCAGACCCAGCTGCTGTCTCTAAAGCCACGTACACAGTCAAAATCACCAACTATG caTGGGATCAATCTGAGAAATTTGTCAAGATATATCTTACATTGAAGGACGTGCACAAAATTCCATCAGAAAATGTTGAGGTCAACTTCACAGATGG GTCATTGTCTGTGCTGGTGAAGGAACTAAACGGGAAAAACCATAATTTGGCGATTTCCAACCTGTTGCAtccaatcaatcaaaatgacaGCTGTAAAAAG ATAAAAACAGACATGGTCCTGGTCATGTGCAAGAAGCAGACCTCAAATAACTGGGACTGCCTGACAAAGGTGGAAAAGCAGTCCAAGGAGAAAGC AAAACCAAATGTAGACGAGAGTGCAGACCCCGGCGATGGGCTGAtgaacatgctgaagaagattTACTCGGAGGGAGACGACGAGATAAAGAGAACCATCAACAAAGCCTGGTCGGAGTCCCAAGAGAAGAAGACGCGAGGAGAGGGCACGATGGACTTCTGA
- the LOC137914150 gene encoding small ribosomal subunit protein uS14m-like: protein MAAIRIACLGLNTFYATLCVPKQVLRSCWGTVEQVRGNYVNWRMVRDLKRRQMAFDYADERLRINALRKNTVLPKELQEVADQEIAALPRDSCPVRIRNRCVITSRPRGVKRRWRLSRIVFRDLADHSQLSGIMRARW from the exons ATGGCGGCCATCAGGATAGCATGTTTAgggttaaatacattttacgcTACTTTATGCGTCCCAAAGCAG GtgctgaggagctgctgggGAACAGTGGAGCAGGTGAGGGGTAACTATGTTAACTGGAGGATGGTGAGGGACCTCAAAAGAAGACAGATGGCCTTTGACTACGCAGATGAGAGGCTACGGATCAATGCACTGAGGAAGAACACCGTCCTGCCCAAAGAGCTTCAG GAGGTCGCAGACCAGGAAATTGCTGCATTGCCCAGGGACAGTTGCCCTGTCAGAATACGCAACAGATGTGTGATAACTTCCCGGCCCCGGGGGGTGAAGCGGAGGTGGAGACTGAGCCGCATCGTCTTCCGCGATTTGGCTGACCACAGCCAGCTGTCTGGGATTATGAGGGCAAGGTGGTGA